In one window of Onychomys torridus chromosome 5, mOncTor1.1, whole genome shotgun sequence DNA:
- the Il34 gene encoding interleukin-34 isoform X2: MLWGLASLYCLEILLGMALGNENLEMWTLAQDKECDLTGYLRVKLQYKNRLQYMKHYFPINYKIAVPYEGVLRVANITRLKARVSERELRYLWVLVSLNATESVLDVLLQGHPSWKYLREVQTLLENVQQSLMDVEIGPQVEAVLSLLSTPGLSLKLVRPKALLDNCFRVMELLYCSCCKRSLILKWQDCELPSLHPHIPGSLMQCAAANVYPLPRQPPTSLPTSPGSSHGLFP, from the exons GTCTTGAGATCCTACTTGGCATGGCTCTGGGGAACGAGAATTTGGAGATGTGGACTCTGGCCCAAGATAAGGAGTGTGACCTTACAGGCTACCTTCGGGTCAAGCTGCAGTACAAGAACCGGCTTCAGTACATG AAACATTACTTCCCCATCAACTACAAGATTGCTGTACCTTATGAGGGGGTACTCAGAGTCGCCAACATCACGAGGCTG AAGGCCCGCGTGAGCGAGCGGGAGCTGCGGTATCTGTGGGTCTTGGTGAGTCTCAACGCCACGGAGTCCGTGTTGGATGTGCTGCTCCAGGGCCACCCATCCTGGAAGTACCTGCGGGAGGTGCAGACATTGCTGGAGAATGTTCAGCAGAGCCTCATG GATGTGGAGATCGGCCCTCAGGTGGAAGCCGTGTTATCTCTTCTAAGTACACCGGGCCTGAGCCTGAAGCTGGTGCGGCCCAAAGCCTTGCTGGACAACTGCTTCCGGGTCATGGAGCTTCTGTACTGCTCTTGCT GTAAACGAAGTCTCATCCTAAAATGGCaggattgtgagctgccaagtcTCCATCCCCACATTCCGGGGTCCTTGATGCAATGTGCGGCTGCCAACGTGTACCCTCTGCCCCGGCAgccccccacctccctgcccacTTCCCCAGGCTCAAGCCATGGTCTGTTTCCCTGA
- the Il34 gene encoding interleukin-34 isoform X1 → MLWGLASLYCLEILLGMALGNENLEMWTLAQDKECDLTGYLRVKLQYKNRLQYMKHYFPINYKIAVPYEGVLRVANITRLQKARVSERELRYLWVLVSLNATESVLDVLLQGHPSWKYLREVQTLLENVQQSLMDVEIGPQVEAVLSLLSTPGLSLKLVRPKALLDNCFRVMELLYCSCCKRSLILKWQDCELPSLHPHIPGSLMQCAAANVYPLPRQPPTSLPTSPGSSHGLFP, encoded by the exons GTCTTGAGATCCTACTTGGCATGGCTCTGGGGAACGAGAATTTGGAGATGTGGACTCTGGCCCAAGATAAGGAGTGTGACCTTACAGGCTACCTTCGGGTCAAGCTGCAGTACAAGAACCGGCTTCAGTACATG AAACATTACTTCCCCATCAACTACAAGATTGCTGTACCTTATGAGGGGGTACTCAGAGTCGCCAACATCACGAGGCTG CAGAAGGCCCGCGTGAGCGAGCGGGAGCTGCGGTATCTGTGGGTCTTGGTGAGTCTCAACGCCACGGAGTCCGTGTTGGATGTGCTGCTCCAGGGCCACCCATCCTGGAAGTACCTGCGGGAGGTGCAGACATTGCTGGAGAATGTTCAGCAGAGCCTCATG GATGTGGAGATCGGCCCTCAGGTGGAAGCCGTGTTATCTCTTCTAAGTACACCGGGCCTGAGCCTGAAGCTGGTGCGGCCCAAAGCCTTGCTGGACAACTGCTTCCGGGTCATGGAGCTTCTGTACTGCTCTTGCT GTAAACGAAGTCTCATCCTAAAATGGCaggattgtgagctgccaagtcTCCATCCCCACATTCCGGGGTCCTTGATGCAATGTGCGGCTGCCAACGTGTACCCTCTGCCCCGGCAgccccccacctccctgcccacTTCCCCAGGCTCAAGCCATGGTCTGTTTCCCTGA